A genomic segment from Pedobacter sp. MC2016-14 encodes:
- a CDS encoding type II toxin-antitoxin system Phd/YefM family antitoxin: MFYVQNNVHLIVRNNIKMKAITISSLRNKMKAYFDAVSSDQDIIVVPRNNNEDDAVVIISIKEYNSLNETGHLLSTNANRNRLEESIEQLKRGKSIPYNFDEREMATG, translated from the coding sequence ATGTTTTATGTACAAAACAACGTACATTTGATTGTACGCAATAATATCAAGATGAAAGCAATAACCATATCTAGCCTTCGCAACAAGATGAAAGCATATTTTGATGCTGTAAGTTCTGATCAAGACATCATTGTTGTACCTCGTAATAACAATGAGGATGATGCTGTTGTGATCATTTCAATCAAAGAATACAATTCATTGAACGAAACTGGTCATTTATTATCTACAAATGCAAATCGTAATAGACTAGAAGAATCAATCGAGCAATTGAAAAGAGGTAAATCTATTCCTTACAATTTTGACGAAAGAGAAATGGCTACTGGATAA
- a CDS encoding PorP/SprF family type IX secretion system membrane protein encodes MKSIYKIALTLLAFASATKTTKAQLDPLAAQYYSNQYLANPAMAGAAGESLKLNAVYRKLWSNIQGSPLTQNITADYGFNNRVGLGININNQSAGLQRQTRVMASYAYHIPLGAEGQQLHFGISAGVLSQRLENSDIYGNPNDVMVANYNGRKTYLDGDFGTAYTSGHFNLQATIPNLKSFFKKDEIKQADVATFYSAMSYRISFSKGTDGVDLEPKVAFRGVKGYDNIWDAGTQLTLADRQILLTGIYHSSQSATFGLGMDFRKKYLISGMYTTQTSALSGYTNGTFELSIGGKF; translated from the coding sequence ATGAAATCAATATATAAAATAGCATTAACGCTGCTGGCTTTTGCATCGGCGACAAAAACAACAAAGGCACAGCTAGACCCACTGGCAGCGCAGTATTACAGTAACCAATACCTGGCAAATCCCGCCATGGCGGGGGCTGCGGGGGAAAGCTTAAAGCTCAATGCCGTTTACCGAAAACTCTGGAGCAACATACAGGGCTCCCCTCTCACCCAGAACATCACCGCTGATTATGGCTTTAACAACAGGGTAGGACTGGGTATAAACATCAACAATCAAAGTGCGGGTCTGCAAAGGCAGACCCGTGTGATGGCAAGTTACGCCTACCATATCCCCTTGGGTGCTGAAGGGCAGCAGCTGCATTTCGGCATCTCGGCCGGCGTTTTAAGCCAGCGGCTGGAAAATAGTGATATTTACGGTAACCCCAACGATGTAATGGTGGCCAATTACAACGGACGCAAAACTTACCTGGACGGGGATTTCGGAACCGCATACACCAGCGGACATTTCAACCTCCAGGCAACCATCCCCAACCTGAAAAGTTTCTTTAAAAAGGATGAGATTAAACAGGCCGATGTGGCCACCTTTTACAGTGCCATGAGTTACCGGATCAGTTTCAGTAAGGGAACCGATGGTGTTGACCTGGAACCTAAAGTAGCCTTCAGGGGTGTAAAAGGTTATGATAACATCTGGGACGCAGGAACACAGCTGACTTTAGCCGACAGGCAGATTCTGCTTACCGGAATTTACCACAGCAGTCAAAGCGCCACCTTTGGACTAGGAATGGACTTCCGCAAAAAATACCTCATCAGCGGCATGTACACCACCCAAACTTCGGCCCTCAGCGGCTATACTAACGGAACTTTTGAATTGAGTATAGGAGGAAAATTCTAA
- a CDS encoding YDG domain-containing protein: protein MIRIFTQAINKILFFLCALSLLLIDNCLAQAPAISYPANLTYSVNRPITALSPNNSGGGVPAMVYGQVSTLAGGASGSANGTGTAASFSYPSGVATDASGNVYVADQHLIRKISHAGVVSTLAGSGAPGSANGTGTAASFSSPFGVATDAPGNVYVADYGNNMIRKISPGGVVSTLAGSTASGSANDTGTAARFYRPFGVATDATGNVYVADYSNHQIRKISPAGVVSTMAGGESAGSANGIGTAASFNYPEGVATDASGNVYVGDTENYMIRKISPGGVVSTLAGSRSAGSANGTGTAASFSYPLGVATDAPGNVYVADARNHLIRKISPVGVVSTLAGSRSQGSANGTGTAASFYYPYGVATDALGNVYVADLGNNLIRKITVCGYTISPALPAGLSFDATTGTISGTPTATSANSTYTVTAYNLAGSSTATFNLTVEIPVPTIASFSPAAVIAGTTVTINGTGLTGATAVSFGGTAATSFTVVSDTQITAVAGAGTSGSVSITTPNGTGTQAGFAFLVAPNISFTSSSQTFNTGSAITAFAPANSGGAVPATVYGQVSTLTGSGSQGSANGTATAASFYYPFGVATDASGNVYVADTYNHLIRKISPAGVVSTLAGNVSGGSADGTGTAASFNYPSGVATDASGNVYVADQNNNLIRKISPAGVVSRLAGNSLGSANGTGTAASFNYPFGVATDAAGNVYVGDYANNLVRKISPAGVVSTLAGSGSYGSANGTGTATSFYYPKGVATDASGNVYVADQVNNLIRKISPAGVVSTLAGSGSIGRANGPGTAARFYYPYGVATDAAGNVYVADTYNNLIRKISPTGVVSTLAGSSSQGSANGTGTAASFTYPIGVATDAAGNVYVADYGNNLVRKIVATGYSISPALPAGLSFDVTTGTISGTPTAASASTAYTVTGYNAGGSSTATFNLTVVAPPTTQTTNITFTNTTTTTTTASWTNGNGASRAVFIAAATTGSSIAVDGTVYTANPALLSGAQIGTTGWYCIYNGTGSTVNITGLTAGTTYRIMAVDYNGTGSNVAYLNTVGTANPANVTTVIAVSSISLPANAVYKTDDVLTFTVNTSAPVTVNTTDGIPYLPLIIGTGNVQAAYTGGSGTSALTFTYTVQAGDLDADGIALASTINLNGGTLTNTDPALATVNTSGINVDGVKPTLIAKAVSPASHLAKPGDQVGIVFTASEAISTPTVTISGHAPTTLVGSGAGPYTAVYTMVAADTEGPIALVIDFKDLAGNTGTTVVLTTDANYAVAFDKTPPAIGIATPAVTATNTGPVTYTVTYTDAGSIMLNTSDITLNKTGTANAGTINVSGTGATRTVTLSGITGAGTLGISIVAGTATDQVGNLAPASSASGTFIVKTAQVITFAATAAKTYGDADYEPAATSSNNGIAINYTSDNTDVATIVNNQVHIKAAGTANITASQAADASHSAPDVTQQLTIQQKVMTITASNKNKIYGDVLVNESVSQSFTANGLVNNETIGQVNIEYGTGAAAVTDVGTYPAQVIPFQAIGGTFNLANYNITYAKGAILVAAKEVTVTADESQNKVYGEANPVYSYSITKGALMNGDFFTGTLDRTVGKNVGTAYTINQGSLSLGPNYVLTFIPSNFSITARPLTVSAIAISRVYDGTATSSGVPVIEALFSEDDITTMPIQAFDSKNAGTGKTLTASGLIINDGNNGNNYTVSYLDNKSGVITAKPLTVIAAGSNKIYDGTTKAEVTLTDDHLSGDELTAEFQSVSFLDKNVGTAKTLKVIGITLTGKDAGNYGIDVPVETTANITPYSLTVKAKADHKTYDGKESSALLPEVEALFSDDDITTKPIQAFDSKNAGTGKTLTASGLIINDGNNGNNYTVSYLDNKSGVITAKPLTVLAAGINKVYDGNAVATITLSNDKLPGDDVTTNNSAAAFSDKNTGNNKPISVIGITISGTDAANYTFKNAAETTANITPALLTATADDKEKFAGTPNPVFTVTYTGFVNGETAAVITTPPIFTIPENTTAIQTYPIGISGAVSANYSFNYQPGVLTVKPGAPTTITLNAVTLYENRPAGTSAGTLSSTSDDPSATFTYSMVSGTGDTDNALFALSGTSVNTTAGLNFENKSAYKIRVKSTTQYGLSLEKELSISLADVNEIPVMDAIANQTICFTTSLQSVSLTGISPGPETTQTTSISVISSNPSLFSRLTVEKNGSHEATLSYRPNVAADGTATVTVTLKDNGGTAQGGIDTYTRTFTIIVNPLPLINISSDKGLVISKGETVLLTATGGIGYNWTMATGLISGQQTPILTVRPRETTTYTVNVTNASGCTEQKDITIIVKEDYLTLKATNIMTPNGDGVNDKWIVDNIDMYPNNQVKVFDQGGRVLFSKKGYDNSWEATVGGVVLAEGTYYYIIDFGKDRLVKTGYITVIRDN, encoded by the coding sequence ATGATCAGAATATTTACCCAAGCCATTAACAAAATCCTGTTTTTTCTTTGTGCTTTGAGCCTGTTGTTGATTGACAATTGCCTGGCGCAGGCTCCTGCGATAAGTTACCCGGCGAACCTAACCTATTCGGTTAACCGCCCCATCACAGCCTTATCGCCTAATAATAGCGGTGGTGGGGTACCTGCAATGGTATACGGGCAGGTAAGCACGCTGGCCGGCGGCGCGTCGGGTTCAGCCAACGGCACTGGCACTGCGGCAAGTTTTAGCTATCCTTCAGGAGTAGCCACGGATGCCTCGGGCAACGTTTATGTGGCGGATCAACACCTGATCCGGAAGATTAGCCATGCAGGCGTGGTGAGCACGCTGGCCGGCAGTGGGGCGCCAGGTTCAGCCAACGGCACAGGCACGGCTGCAAGTTTTAGTTCTCCTTTCGGAGTAGCCACAGATGCCCCGGGCAACGTTTATGTGGCGGACTACGGCAATAACATGATCCGGAAGATCAGCCCCGGGGGCGTGGTGAGCACGCTAGCCGGCAGCACAGCGTCAGGTTCAGCTAACGACACCGGCACGGCTGCAAGGTTTTACCGTCCTTTCGGGGTAGCCACAGATGCCACAGGCAACGTTTATGTGGCGGATTATAGCAATCACCAGATCCGGAAGATCAGCCCTGCAGGCGTAGTGAGCACGATGGCCGGCGGTGAGTCGGCAGGTTCAGCCAACGGCATAGGCACGGCTGCAAGTTTTAACTATCCCGAAGGAGTAGCCACTGATGCCTCGGGCAATGTTTATGTGGGAGATACTGAGAATTACATGATCCGGAAGATCAGCCCCGGGGGCGTGGTGAGCACGCTGGCCGGCAGCCGGTCGGCAGGTTCAGCTAACGGCACGGGCACGGCAGCAAGTTTTAGCTATCCTTTAGGAGTAGCTACTGATGCCCCTGGCAACGTTTATGTGGCGGATGCTAGAAATCACCTAATCCGGAAGATCAGCCCCGTGGGCGTGGTGAGCACGCTGGCTGGCAGCCGGTCGCAGGGTTCAGCCAACGGCACAGGCACGGCTGCAAGTTTTTATTATCCTTATGGTGTAGCTACTGATGCCTTGGGCAATGTTTATGTGGCGGATTTAGGCAATAACCTGATCCGGAAGATCACGGTTTGCGGATACACCATCAGCCCGGCCTTACCGGCAGGCTTAAGCTTTGATGCCACCACGGGTACCATCAGCGGTACGCCAACGGCAACATCGGCCAATTCCACTTATACGGTAACGGCTTATAACCTGGCAGGCAGCAGCACGGCTACTTTTAATTTAACGGTAGAGATACCGGTACCAACTATTGCCTCATTTTCCCCGGCAGCTGTTATAGCAGGTACAACAGTTACCATTAACGGCACCGGGTTAACCGGCGCTACAGCGGTAAGTTTTGGCGGCACGGCGGCAACCTCGTTCACCGTAGTTTCGGATACGCAGATCACCGCGGTGGCAGGCGCAGGCACATCGGGCAGCGTGAGCATTACCACACCTAATGGTACCGGCACCCAAGCCGGTTTTGCGTTTTTAGTTGCACCTAATATCAGTTTTACCAGCAGCAGCCAAACGTTTAATACAGGCAGCGCTATTACAGCGTTTGCGCCGGCCAACAGCGGCGGGGCGGTACCTGCAACCGTTTACGGGCAGGTAAGTACCTTGACGGGCAGCGGCTCACAGGGCTCGGCTAACGGAACCGCGACAGCTGCAAGTTTTTATTATCCTTTTGGGGTAGCAACAGACGCGTCGGGCAACGTTTATGTGGCGGATACATACAATCACCTGATCCGTAAGATCAGCCCTGCGGGCGTGGTAAGCACACTGGCGGGCAACGTGTCTGGGGGCTCGGCTGACGGCACGGGCACTGCGGCAAGTTTTAATTATCCTTCCGGGGTAGCAACGGATGCATCGGGCAACGTTTATGTGGCGGATCAAAACAATAACCTGATCCGTAAGATCAGCCCTGCCGGCGTGGTAAGCAGGCTGGCGGGCAACTCACTCGGCTCGGCTAACGGCACGGGCACTGCGGCAAGTTTTAATTATCCTTTCGGGGTAGCAACGGATGCAGCGGGAAACGTTTATGTGGGGGATTACGCCAATAACCTGGTCCGTAAGATCAGCCCTGCGGGGGTGGTAAGCACGCTGGCGGGCAGCGGCTCATATGGCTCGGCTAACGGCACGGGCACAGCGACAAGTTTTTATTATCCTAAAGGGGTAGCAACGGATGCATCGGGCAACGTGTATGTGGCGGATCAAGTCAATAACCTGATCCGTAAGATCAGCCCTGCCGGCGTGGTGAGCACCCTGGCGGGCAGCGGTTCAATCGGCAGGGCTAACGGCCCGGGCACTGCGGCAAGATTTTATTATCCTTACGGGGTAGCAACGGATGCAGCGGGCAACGTTTATGTGGCGGATACATACAATAACCTGATCCGTAAGATCAGCCCTACGGGCGTGGTAAGCACGCTGGCGGGCAGCAGTTCACAGGGCTCGGCTAACGGCACGGGCACTGCGGCAAGTTTTACTTATCCTATAGGGGTAGCAACGGATGCAGCGGGCAACGTTTATGTGGCGGATTACGGCAATAACCTGGTCCGTAAGATCGTAGCTACGGGTTACAGCATTAGCCCCGCCTTACCGGCAGGGCTTAGCTTTGATGTAACTACCGGTACTATCAGCGGTACGCCAACTGCAGCTTCGGCAAGTACCGCTTACACGGTAACCGGCTATAACGCAGGGGGCAGCAGCACGGCTACTTTTAATTTAACGGTAGTAGCACCGCCTACTACCCAGACTACTAATATAACCTTTACCAACACCACAACCACCACAACCACCGCCAGCTGGACAAATGGCAACGGCGCCAGCCGGGCGGTATTTATAGCTGCTGCTACAACAGGCAGTTCAATAGCTGTTGATGGTACAGTATATACCGCTAACCCGGCATTGTTATCGGGTGCACAAATAGGCACTACCGGCTGGTATTGTATCTACAACGGTACAGGCTCAACCGTAAACATCACCGGCCTTACAGCAGGTACTACCTACCGCATAATGGCGGTAGACTATAATGGTACTGGCAGCAATGTAGCCTATTTAAATACAGTAGGTACGGCTAACCCGGCTAACGTTACCACTGTAATAGCGGTAAGCAGCATAAGTTTACCCGCAAACGCAGTTTATAAAACCGATGATGTGTTAACCTTTACCGTAAATACATCAGCCCCGGTTACGGTAAATACTACGGATGGCATACCTTATTTACCGCTGATTATTGGCACAGGCAATGTGCAGGCCGCTTATACGGGCGGTTCGGGCACATCGGCCCTTACGTTTACCTACACCGTGCAAGCCGGCGATTTGGATGCAGACGGCATAGCGCTGGCTTCGACTATTAACTTAAATGGCGGAACATTGACCAATACCGACCCTGCTTTAGCAACGGTAAATACATCAGGCATAAATGTGGATGGTGTAAAACCAACATTAATAGCCAAAGCGGTATCGCCCGCATCGCACCTGGCCAAACCCGGCGATCAGGTAGGTATAGTATTTACAGCAAGTGAAGCCATCAGCACACCAACCGTAACTATTTCAGGCCATGCGCCAACCACGCTTGTAGGCAGTGGCGCCGGGCCATATACCGCAGTTTATACCATGGTTGCTGCCGATACCGAAGGCCCGATAGCATTGGTAATCGACTTTAAAGACCTGGCCGGAAATACCGGTACTACCGTTGTTTTAACCACTGATGCCAATTATGCCGTAGCCTTTGATAAAACACCACCGGCTATCGGCATCGCCACGCCAGCGGTTACGGCTACCAATACCGGCCCGGTTACCTATACAGTAACCTATACCGATGCCGGCAGCATAATGCTAAACACTTCGGATATTACCCTAAATAAAACAGGTACAGCCAATGCGGGTACTATTAACGTTAGCGGTACCGGCGCCACACGCACCGTTACCCTATCGGGCATTACGGGGGCAGGTACCTTAGGCATCAGCATAGTAGCCGGCACAGCAACAGACCAGGTCGGCAATTTAGCCCCGGCATCGTCAGCGTCGGGTACGTTTATTGTTAAAACTGCACAGGTGATCACTTTTGCAGCCACCGCTGCCAAAACGTATGGCGATGCCGATTACGAACCTGCTGCAACCAGTAGTAATAATGGTATAGCAATAAACTATACATCGGACAATACGGATGTAGCTACCATTGTAAATAATCAAGTACATATTAAGGCAGCGGGCACAGCAAATATCACGGCATCGCAAGCAGCTGATGCAAGCCACAGTGCTCCTGATGTAACACAACAATTAACAATTCAGCAAAAGGTAATGACGATTACCGCTAGTAATAAGAATAAAATATATGGTGACGTACTGGTTAACGAATCTGTTTCACAATCTTTTACAGCAAATGGTTTGGTTAATAATGAAACAATAGGCCAGGTAAATATAGAATATGGAACCGGAGCAGCTGCGGTCACCGATGTAGGCACTTATCCGGCTCAGGTTATACCTTTTCAGGCAATAGGAGGCACATTCAATTTAGCAAACTATAACATTACGTATGCTAAAGGTGCGATTCTGGTGGCAGCAAAAGAAGTTACCGTAACTGCCGACGAAAGTCAGAATAAAGTGTACGGTGAAGCAAACCCGGTGTATAGTTATAGCATCACCAAAGGTGCACTGATGAACGGAGATTTTTTTACGGGTACGCTTGATAGGACGGTCGGCAAGAATGTTGGAACAGCTTATACAATCAATCAGGGAAGCTTGAGCTTGGGCCCAAATTATGTGCTGACTTTTATTCCTTCAAATTTTAGTATTACTGCAAGGCCTTTAACGGTTTCTGCAATTGCTATCAGCCGGGTTTATGATGGAACTGCTACTTCATCAGGAGTTCCTGTAATAGAGGCACTTTTCTCAGAGGATGATATAACCACAATGCCAATACAGGCATTTGACAGCAAAAATGCAGGGACCGGCAAAACATTAACCGCTTCAGGATTAATTATCAATGACGGTAATAACGGCAACAACTATACGGTGAGTTATCTGGACAATAAAAGTGGTGTAATCACCGCCAAGCCCTTAACTGTTATCGCAGCAGGCAGCAACAAAATTTATGATGGCACCACAAAAGCTGAAGTAACTTTAACCGACGATCATTTAAGCGGAGATGAACTAACTGCTGAATTTCAATCGGTGTCTTTTCTAGATAAAAACGTGGGCACAGCTAAAACTTTAAAGGTCATTGGAATTACACTTACCGGAAAAGACGCGGGCAATTACGGCATTGACGTGCCTGTGGAAACCACAGCAAATATCACCCCCTATTCCCTGACTGTAAAAGCAAAAGCAGATCATAAAACTTACGATGGCAAAGAATCTTCAGCTTTATTACCGGAAGTAGAGGCACTTTTCTCGGATGATGATATAACCACAAAGCCAATACAGGCATTTGACAGCAAAAACGCAGGAACCGGAAAAACATTAACTGCTTCAGGATTAATTATCAATGACGGTAATAATGGCAACAACTATACGGTGAGTTATCTGGACAATAAAAGTGGTGTAATAACCGCCAAGCCCTTAACTGTTTTAGCAGCAGGTATCAATAAGGTTTATGATGGAAATGCCGTTGCTACTATTACTTTGAGCAATGATAAATTACCGGGAGATGATGTGACCACGAATAATAGCGCAGCCGCATTTAGCGATAAGAATACAGGAAATAACAAACCAATAAGTGTAATCGGCATTACCATTTCAGGTACAGATGCAGCGAATTATACTTTTAAAAATGCCGCAGAAACAACCGCAAACATCACCCCCGCCCTTTTGACCGCAACCGCTGATGACAAGGAGAAATTTGCCGGGACCCCCAACCCTGTTTTCACAGTTACTTACACCGGATTTGTGAACGGTGAAACAGCCGCGGTAATCACCACCCCGCCGATCTTTACCATTCCCGAAAACACCACAGCTATCCAAACTTATCCAATCGGGATCTCAGGAGCTGTTTCGGCCAACTACAGTTTTAACTATCAGCCCGGTGTGCTTACCGTTAAACCCGGCGCGCCAACCACCATCACACTTAACGCGGTAACTTTATACGAGAACAGGCCCGCAGGCACCAGTGCCGGAACTTTAAGCTCCACATCGGATGACCCTTCTGCTACTTTTACCTATTCAATGGTTTCAGGAACAGGGGATACCGATAACGCACTGTTTGCTCTGTCCGGTACTTCTGTAAACACCACGGCAGGCTTAAACTTTGAAAACAAGTCAGCCTATAAAATCCGTGTGAAAAGCACAACACAGTACGGTTTGAGCCTGGAGAAAGAGCTCAGTATCTCCTTAGCTGATGTGAACGAAATCCCGGTTATGGATGCCATCGCCAACCAGACCATTTGTTTCACAACCAGCCTCCAGTCGGTAAGCCTCACCGGAATCAGCCCCGGACCGGAAACCACGCAAACAACATCGATCTCTGTAATCAGCAGTAACCCCTCTTTGTTCAGCAGGTTAACGGTTGAAAAAAATGGTAGTCATGAAGCAACCCTATCCTACAGGCCAAACGTCGCTGCAGACGGTACGGCAACCGTAACTGTTACTCTGAAAGACAACGGAGGAACCGCTCAGGGCGGTATCGATACCTACACCAGAACCTTTACCATTATCGTTAACCCTCTGCCACTGATTAACATCAGCAGCGATAAGGGCCTGGTGATTTCCAAAGGAGAAACCGTGCTATTGACCGCAACGGGCGGCATAGGCTACAACTGGACGATGGCAACAGGACTTATTTCAGGGCAGCAAACCCCTATTCTAACCGTCAGGCCACGGGAGACAACAACCTATACCGTAAACGTAACCAACGCCAGCGGATGTACAGAGCAAAAAGACATTACCATCATTGTGAAAGAGGATTACCTCACGCTAAAAGCAACCAACATCATGACCCCTAACGGCGACGGCGTGAATGATAAATGGATCGTCGACAATATTGACATGTATCCCAACAACCAGGTGAAAGTCTTTGACCAGGGCGGCAGGGTATTGTTCTCCAAAAAAGGCTATGACAACAGCTGGGAAGCAACCGTAGGTGGAGTGGTACTGGCAGAAGGCACCTATTATTACATCATCGATTTTGGTAAAGACAGACTGGTAAAAACTGGATACATCACCGTTATCAGGGACAATTAA